In Flavobacteriales bacterium, the following proteins share a genomic window:
- a CDS encoding type IX secretion system membrane protein PorP/SprF, which yields MKKYLFVWAVLLSPLLVNAQQDAIYSQYMFNPFAINPAYAGSRDALSGVLLMREQWRGIEGAPSTQTFSLHSPIGGNKMALGLNLFNDGVGPTKNTGALASYAYHLRLGKLKLSFGIRGGIFNSRLDRSKLNYQNQADRFNNTGTVNTIVPTFDFGSYLYSKRFFAGLSVSHLLENQINYPNFPSDAYVVMRRHFMFTSGAALPLGKNTVIKPSILVKYVENAPVNFDINTSFLFNKVFWLGASYRSGNGIVLITEYNITDFIRIGYSYDIVMNPLKQFTTGTHEIMAGFDLNLKKTKSVSPRYL from the coding sequence ATGAAAAAATATTTATTTGTTTGGGCAGTACTGCTTTCACCTTTATTGGTGAATGCTCAGCAGGATGCCATCTACTCGCAATACATGTTTAATCCTTTTGCGATTAACCCCGCCTATGCCGGAAGTCGTGATGCATTGAGCGGCGTATTGTTAATGCGTGAGCAATGGAGAGGTATTGAGGGCGCACCTTCAACTCAAACGTTCAGTTTGCATTCCCCGATTGGCGGTAATAAAATGGCTCTGGGATTAAATTTATTTAACGACGGAGTGGGTCCCACAAAAAACACCGGAGCACTGGCTTCTTATGCTTATCACTTACGCTTAGGTAAATTAAAATTATCCTTCGGAATTCGTGGGGGGATTTTTAATTCACGGTTGGACCGTTCTAAATTAAACTATCAAAATCAGGCAGACCGTTTTAACAATACTGGAACCGTAAATACCATTGTCCCCACATTTGATTTCGGATCTTATCTCTATTCAAAACGATTTTTTGCCGGGCTTTCTGTCTCTCATTTACTGGAAAACCAAATCAACTATCCCAACTTTCCGAGCGATGCTTATGTCGTTATGCGCAGGCACTTCATGTTCACTTCAGGAGCCGCTCTTCCATTGGGGAAAAACACAGTTATTAAGCCTTCCATCCTGGTTAAATACGTTGAAAATGCTCCTGTAAATTTCGATATCAACACGAGTTTTCTTTTCAATAAAGTGTTTTGGCTAGGTGCAAGTTACCGCAGTGGAAATGGAATAGTACTGATTACCGAATATAACATTACCGATTTTATTCGCATTGGTTATTCGTACGATATTGTTATGAATCCATTGAAGCAATTCACAACCGGAACACATGAAATCATGGCCGGTTTTGATTTAAACCTCAAAAAAACCAAATCAGTTTCTCCACGATATCTATAA
- a CDS encoding OmpA family protein, whose product MLKHLLHIFFFSIICSNAIAQHEAILNTTVETHYTVKKINGLNSTYSEFSPVVYGDILLFTSDRDFDYLNWGENRWKKRKFLNVFSAKIKSLESDSAIVSPAFLYSKELENFNHTGPVAISPDGNLLVFTQVAREKHKLNKPQLYYMEKSNGKWGNKQLFSFCDPEFSFGHPAFSADGKRLFFSSDMKGSMGGKDVFYVEKTTENWSAPVNPGSMINSSGDEVFPYVHQNALYFSSSSQGGEGGLDLFKSYFRDSLFTKAENLGNEINSKGDDFGFFILPNRKGGFFSSNREGGKGDDDIYYVKIEETAVVGSKDIVGRFSYRTLNSGTEGLDVLLIDDNGEIVMRTKTDNKGEFAFRNLPANENYSIRVINPDPDLKLEIIDRDGVAVAVLRSDQNGTFVYKKLDPALSGTLSLMEIEETELGKKSGRLSGQFIFEKLPGVYPDGLNVYLVDDQGNVVHRSKTDNYGNFTFRELDLGKNYILKTDSTGEDVILLIYNKSENVTAELRRNSNGEYVFRKLTPEAAGLRFMEISDDTSMLAKPTVSLAGQFRYRNLDGSPSNMNFVIIDDKGNVLYKGSTDEKGFFRVRNLKIAEEYIFQIDPNDPNFEKKLILDLYNRTGRSLAMLENDKTGRFTYKRLKQEFSYLQEISTTDMEFLEKVPNIYFEKNHSDLSADSKKTLDKVFLIMTKHKKLKLQISGYADSRYNEDFNLALSAQRAKAAKAYLVSKGISASRINVQSYGESRLVNGCSDGVDCEEEQHRMNRRCEFRLEQSSK is encoded by the coding sequence ATGTTAAAACACCTCCTGCATATATTTTTCTTCAGTATTATCTGTTCTAATGCTATTGCACAACATGAAGCAATTCTGAACACCACTGTAGAAACGCATTACACCGTTAAAAAAATTAATGGATTGAATTCTACCTACAGCGAATTTAGTCCTGTGGTATATGGCGACATTTTACTCTTTACTTCCGATCGCGATTTTGATTACCTGAATTGGGGAGAAAACCGTTGGAAGAAAAGAAAATTTTTAAATGTATTCAGCGCCAAAATAAAATCACTCGAATCCGACAGTGCAATTGTTAGTCCTGCCTTTTTATATTCCAAGGAGCTCGAAAATTTTAATCATACAGGTCCTGTTGCCATTTCTCCGGATGGAAATTTGTTGGTTTTTACGCAAGTAGCAAGGGAAAAACATAAATTGAACAAGCCGCAACTTTATTACATGGAAAAATCGAATGGCAAATGGGGAAATAAACAACTGTTCTCCTTTTGTGATCCAGAATTTTCGTTTGGTCACCCTGCTTTCAGCGCCGATGGAAAACGTCTTTTTTTCTCATCCGATATGAAAGGAAGTATGGGCGGAAAGGATGTTTTCTATGTGGAAAAAACAACTGAAAACTGGAGCGCTCCTGTTAATCCGGGATCAATGATCAATAGCAGCGGCGATGAAGTTTTTCCATACGTTCACCAAAATGCATTGTATTTTTCTTCCTCATCACAAGGTGGTGAAGGTGGTTTGGATTTGTTTAAATCTTATTTCAGGGATTCCCTTTTTACCAAGGCAGAAAATCTGGGAAATGAAATCAACAGTAAAGGTGATGATTTTGGATTTTTTATTCTCCCCAATAGAAAAGGAGGATTTTTCTCTTCTAACCGTGAAGGTGGAAAAGGTGACGATGATATTTATTACGTAAAAATTGAAGAAACCGCAGTGGTTGGCTCTAAAGATATCGTGGGCCGGTTTAGCTACCGCACCCTCAATTCGGGAACGGAAGGTCTGGATGTTTTGCTGATTGACGATAATGGTGAAATTGTTATGCGAACCAAAACCGATAACAAAGGAGAATTTGCATTCCGTAATTTACCTGCCAATGAAAATTACTCGATTCGCGTAATAAATCCGGATCCTGATCTGAAACTGGAAATTATCGACCGTGACGGTGTTGCCGTTGCCGTTTTAAGAAGTGATCAGAATGGAACCTTTGTGTACAAGAAACTGGATCCTGCTCTCAGTGGTACGCTTTCCCTTATGGAAATTGAAGAAACTGAACTGGGGAAAAAATCGGGTCGACTCTCGGGTCAGTTTATTTTCGAAAAATTACCCGGCGTATATCCCGATGGATTAAATGTATATCTGGTCGACGATCAGGGCAATGTTGTTCACAGATCTAAAACCGATAACTATGGTAATTTCACGTTCCGCGAATTAGATCTTGGTAAAAATTACATTTTAAAAACAGATAGCACAGGTGAAGATGTCATTCTTCTGATCTATAACAAATCTGAAAATGTAACTGCAGAATTAAGAAGGAATTCAAACGGTGAATATGTCTTCCGCAAACTTACACCTGAAGCGGCGGGATTGCGGTTCATGGAAATATCCGATGATACCAGCATGCTGGCCAAACCAACGGTATCGCTGGCCGGGCAATTCCGGTATAGAAATTTAGATGGAAGTCCTTCCAACATGAACTTTGTGATTATCGACGACAAGGGCAACGTTCTATACAAGGGAAGCACGGACGAAAAAGGATTTTTCCGTGTAAGAAATCTGAAAATTGCAGAAGAATACATTTTCCAGATTGATCCGAATGATCCGAATTTTGAGAAAAAATTAATTCTCGATTTATACAATCGCACCGGAAGGTCGCTGGCGATGCTGGAAAACGATAAAACCGGAAGATTTACTTATAAACGCCTCAAGCAGGAGTTTTCCTATTTGCAGGAAATTTCCACCACCGACATGGAGTTTCTGGAGAAGGTCCCCAATATCTATTTCGAGAAAAACCATTCCGATTTAAGTGCCGACTCCAAAAAAACGCTGGACAAAGTGTTCCTGATTATGACCAAGCATAAAAAACTGAAACTCCAGATTAGCGGATATGCAGATTCGAGGTATAATGAGGACTTTAACCTGGCTCTTTCTGCCCAACGCGCAAAAGCCGCAAAAGCCTATTTGGTTTCCAAGGGTATTTCAGCTTCACGTATCAATGTTCAATCTTACGGAGAATCCCGCCTGGTTAATGGCTGTAGCGATGGGGTTGATTGCGAGGAAGAGCAACACCGGATGAACCGCAGATGCGAATTCCGACTGGAACAATCGTCCAAATAA
- a CDS encoding MBOAT family protein: protein MERLEELFTAFPSFTCEELGKQANDFSKVQTAPITFTQANFWIFFLLVYGVFTLVYKRNQLRTLFLLLVSCFFYVKTSGLFLIILVFSTLLDYNVGNAIFKSDNQRKRKTLLFISMFLNLFVLAYFKYAFFFTESFNSLFSTQYEFFNHFSYWTNSFWGSELLCVDKIILPVGISFYTFQTMSYTIDIYRRELHPVKNIIDFGFFVSFFPQLVAGPIVRAKDFIPQMYEPFKLTKHEFGWSLFQILKGLTKKIVVADFLGGNFIDHTFQNPDNFPGFVLVVAMWAYSMQIYGDFSGYTDIAIGISKLLGFQLNINFNSPYKAVSVADFWRRWHISLSSFLRDYLYIPLGGNKKASFISYLFVPLIVFFLSGLINYYWSPGITIGETFYALDFWVLSLLLLLAILSLMLIESVRNFMNTDINLLITMLLGGLWHGASMKFIIWGGLNGLALVIYKYWKRVSPYEKSNFFLVHFWKIFFTFNFITFTRIFFRATDMDNANFYLNRIWNNFGLFTAEGFNSAAWNLMVTSYWAVLIIMIIAYIIHWLSGSFKEKVLEKFVNLSMAAQIIITFISSVLIYQIASSNNSVFIYFQF from the coding sequence ATGGAACGTCTGGAAGAATTATTTACCGCATTTCCGAGCTTCACATGTGAAGAACTGGGAAAACAGGCGAATGATTTTTCGAAAGTCCAAACCGCACCCATTACTTTTACCCAGGCCAATTTCTGGATTTTCTTTTTATTGGTTTATGGTGTTTTCACCCTCGTGTACAAACGAAACCAACTCAGAACATTATTTCTGCTTCTGGTGAGTTGCTTCTTTTATGTTAAAACCAGCGGACTCTTTTTAATTATCCTCGTTTTCTCTACCCTACTCGATTACAACGTTGGGAATGCCATATTTAAAAGTGATAATCAACGAAAACGAAAGACCTTGCTATTTATCAGCATGTTTTTGAATTTGTTTGTTCTCGCATACTTTAAATACGCCTTTTTTTTCACGGAATCGTTCAACTCACTTTTTTCCACTCAATACGAATTCTTTAATCATTTCTCCTATTGGACCAATAGTTTCTGGGGAAGTGAATTATTGTGCGTAGATAAAATTATTTTACCGGTTGGAATTTCATTTTATACATTCCAAACGATGAGTTACACCATCGATATATATCGAAGGGAACTGCATCCGGTAAAAAACATTATTGATTTTGGATTCTTTGTAAGTTTCTTTCCGCAATTGGTGGCAGGACCTATTGTACGTGCCAAGGATTTTATTCCTCAAATGTACGAGCCCTTTAAATTAACAAAGCATGAATTTGGATGGTCCTTGTTTCAGATTTTAAAAGGTCTCACAAAAAAAATAGTTGTAGCCGATTTTTTAGGTGGCAATTTTATCGATCACACCTTTCAAAATCCTGATAATTTTCCGGGATTTGTTTTGGTAGTAGCCATGTGGGCCTATTCCATGCAAATCTATGGCGACTTCAGCGGTTATACCGATATCGCCATTGGTATTTCCAAACTACTCGGGTTCCAGCTGAATATCAATTTTAATTCACCCTACAAAGCAGTTAGTGTTGCCGATTTTTGGCGCAGATGGCATATTTCATTATCAAGTTTTTTACGCGATTATCTATATATTCCATTGGGAGGAAATAAAAAAGCGAGTTTTATATCTTATTTGTTTGTCCCGCTGATCGTATTCTTTTTAAGCGGACTCATCAACTATTACTGGTCGCCCGGAATTACCATCGGCGAAACATTTTACGCTCTCGATTTTTGGGTGTTGAGTTTATTATTATTACTGGCCATATTGTCGCTGATGCTCATTGAATCTGTCAGAAATTTTATGAATACCGACATCAATTTACTCATTACGATGCTGCTTGGCGGATTATGGCATGGAGCGAGTATGAAGTTTATTATATGGGGAGGATTAAACGGATTAGCATTGGTGATTTACAAATACTGGAAGCGCGTTTCTCCCTATGAAAAATCGAATTTCTTCCTGGTTCATTTCTGGAAAATATTTTTCACGTTTAATTTTATCACCTTCACCCGGATATTTTTCCGTGCAACCGACATGGATAATGCCAACTTTTACCTGAACAGGATCTGGAATAATTTCGGATTATTTACTGCAGAAGGATTTAACTCCGCAGCATGGAATCTGATGGTGACAAGCTATTGGGCGGTATTAATAATTATGATTATTGCTTATATCATTCACTGGTTATCGGGTTCGTTCAAGGAAAAGGTATTGGAGAAATTCGTTAACCTTTCCATGGCGGCACAAATTATTATAACCTTTATTTCATCGGTACTAATTTATCAGATCGCTTCTTCGAACAATTCTGTTTTCATTTATTTTCAATTTTAA
- a CDS encoding gliding motility-associated C-terminal domain-containing protein produces MLNRISILLAGFCFIFIQNLKAADLYVTNTNDAGAGSLRAQIAAAAAGDRVIIDIKGTINLLSPITITTTVMVHGPFPAHCNINSSSIGITNHAFIVQSGTLMLRGVAVTNTASSSDVGGIYVMAGAGLQIDDCVIEGQTSFVGAGIKSLGSVLANNVSFVNNITGNDGGGIWFNTASASGTLVNCTFSGNGSTGGHGGGVYAGNGANITIRNCTFKGNSVAGVGDDLAYGSAGTTVKLHNCIFDSNLANSISNSGGPNITSLGGNVFGINNPGFITTAANDIFSATLLSLAPLKTDGYGLKYHLITSQLSPAVDNGTTGSLPLTDCRRAPRTLYGDSGLNPDAGAVEFTPFSVINAFATGAGSFTDAVTSINITSFPPPYFIDFRISLTPTINLGVPISLSKQMIIDGYSQEGSLIGGPGTTPNTLVTLTPSVTLDGGGSTAVGLVVSNGASGSKIMGLKVQNFSQQGILLSSNNGTQVLGCMLIDNDIRGIEINAGSANMVGDSAYHFTNMISGNTSSGVMIFNSPNNMVRNNLIGTNANGTAAYGNQLSGVEIFGNTATGNMIGGQHKKDHFNIISGSTSNQVLINSAANNNYVLGNHIGTTYSGINSIAGGSNGIMVTAGAGFNFLGGGSSEDYNVICAQTNAGIFLDNSSGNVIINNYIGYSPFPSPAQISNNSGIILEGTGSVNNTIGTAAKRNYVCGNTGSGMKLNNGANGNSFTNNFIGINHLNAIMGNSGEGILIQNNSPGNSIGTANGGNFIGGNGSTGISLFGSRSNNVINNTIGMDSTRTLARANNLDGISLNSVSNNNTINGNFMSFNLDQGIEINSDSCLVLNNIIGTDISGTLSMGNGGGGIVISGNANRIGDGAVGDNTIAFNTGAGVVVSSGISNSIIKNKIYSNTQLGIDLNGNGVTANDPTDSDNGPNNLLNFPDALIAVQCGAGVNIAGSFYGNAGITYRIDFYQLNASDPSGYGEGDLWLNSILVTPSVTGTNTFTYAHAATLPLGTLISATLSEQVGAGGYYHTSEFSAVVTVEPGMSGSTATATNISCFGANDGEAIAVANGGLGPYTFDWYNSSNTSIGVFNDTASNLASDTYLCIIIDATGCADTTNTVTITEPAALTAVPTSTNPVCNGDCNGTITIAAAGGTAPIQYSIDGGSTYFTSSLFNSLCAGNYNQIQVIDANGCTQLATAISLVDPPALVVSFTTSDESCSNACDGSITMTVTSGVTPYLYSIDGGSTFFGTSTFNALCAGVYSCVVTDGGGCSATSSETISTGLIITANAGADASVCPGASYTLDGSASVNGMTYSWFDVSAGSMIGSTATTNISPTATGNYALVISNGGCSDMDTVLITLLTAENPDVQYAFIVNDTVVSCESGPAFNPTSIATPGGTFTVSGLSINPSTGNVTVSGAPYNQYNIIYTTPTCAQTDTIYLFVLPDPTPPVSTQYDYIICQGDPVPTLTTDPTGVVGAMVWYNNANLNIPVQFGYNYTPANVVSGYNDYFAAISYANCKSTGTQFSISMVDASLINDGGPYTTCPDQPVQISLSAIAGTIGSILWTPSAGLSDSTITNPIAVLNQTQTFYFTTDIGGCSITDSVTVQVNSDPSCIFDEMYNAFSPDDDGVNDTWIIPAVVQNPNNKVIIFNRWGNELVSFDNYDNVSVVWDGTYKNEKLPSGTYFYVIKYIDVDRQYSGWVQLTR; encoded by the coding sequence ATGCTGAATAGAATTTCCATTTTACTGGCCGGCTTTTGTTTCATTTTTATACAAAACCTTAAAGCTGCCGACTTGTATGTTACCAATACCAACGACGCCGGTGCGGGCTCATTGCGGGCTCAAATTGCTGCAGCTGCTGCGGGCGATCGGGTAATCATTGATATTAAGGGGACGATTAATTTATTGTCGCCTATTACCATTACCACTACGGTGATGGTTCATGGTCCCTTCCCTGCGCATTGCAATATTAATTCCTCCAGCATTGGTATTACCAACCATGCTTTCATTGTACAAAGCGGAACCTTAATGTTACGTGGAGTAGCCGTTACCAATACGGCATCAAGTTCTGATGTAGGAGGAATTTATGTGATGGCAGGTGCAGGTTTACAAATCGACGATTGTGTAATTGAAGGTCAAACCAGCTTTGTTGGAGCGGGAATTAAATCACTAGGTTCTGTACTAGCAAACAATGTTTCATTCGTGAATAACATTACCGGCAACGATGGTGGCGGTATTTGGTTTAATACTGCTTCTGCATCCGGTACATTGGTGAATTGTACTTTTTCAGGCAACGGATCAACAGGTGGTCACGGCGGTGGCGTGTATGCAGGGAATGGTGCGAATATTACCATCCGCAATTGCACGTTCAAAGGAAACAGCGTGGCCGGAGTTGGAGATGATCTGGCTTATGGGTCTGCCGGTACCACAGTAAAACTTCATAATTGTATTTTCGATAGCAACCTTGCCAATTCTATTTCCAATTCAGGAGGACCCAACATTACATCACTCGGTGGAAATGTTTTTGGTATAAACAACCCGGGATTTATCACTACCGCCGCTAATGATATTTTTTCTGCAACACTTCTTAGTTTAGCTCCGCTCAAAACCGATGGATACGGATTAAAATACCATTTAATTACTTCACAATTGTCGCCAGCGGTTGACAATGGTACAACGGGTTCTTTACCACTTACAGATTGCCGAAGAGCTCCGAGAACCTTGTATGGTGACAGCGGTTTAAATCCGGATGCAGGTGCTGTTGAATTCACACCTTTTTCTGTAATAAATGCCTTTGCTACAGGTGCAGGATCGTTTACAGATGCTGTAACCAGCATAAACATAACTTCCTTTCCTCCGCCCTACTTTATTGATTTCCGAATCTCGCTTACACCAACTATCAATTTGGGTGTTCCCATTTCATTGAGTAAACAAATGATTATTGATGGTTATTCTCAGGAAGGATCTTTAATTGGCGGACCCGGTACAACACCGAATACGTTGGTTACGCTTACGCCATCTGTTACACTCGACGGAGGTGGAAGTACTGCTGTAGGTTTAGTGGTGAGTAATGGCGCCTCCGGAAGTAAAATCATGGGATTGAAAGTCCAGAATTTCTCTCAACAGGGAATTTTATTATCCAGCAATAACGGAACGCAGGTATTGGGATGTATGTTAATTGATAACGACATCCGCGGTATTGAAATCAATGCAGGAAGTGCGAATATGGTTGGCGATAGTGCTTATCATTTTACCAATATGATTTCGGGTAACACTTCAAGCGGAGTTATGATTTTTAATTCCCCCAACAATATGGTGCGCAACAATTTGATTGGAACCAATGCCAATGGAACTGCTGCCTATGGAAATCAATTGTCGGGTGTAGAAATTTTTGGAAATACGGCCACGGGAAATATGATTGGTGGTCAACATAAAAAAGATCATTTCAACATCATCAGCGGGAGCACAAGCAATCAAGTCCTCATTAACTCGGCAGCCAACAACAATTATGTTCTTGGTAACCATATTGGAACTACATACAGTGGAATTAATTCAATCGCTGGAGGCTCTAATGGCATAATGGTAACAGCAGGTGCAGGATTTAATTTTTTAGGAGGCGGCAGCTCTGAAGATTACAATGTAATTTGTGCACAAACCAATGCGGGAATATTTTTAGATAACTCTTCCGGTAATGTCATCATCAACAATTACATTGGATACTCCCCTTTTCCATCACCTGCACAGATTTCCAATAACTCGGGTATTATTCTGGAAGGAACAGGAAGTGTAAACAACACCATCGGAACTGCGGCTAAGCGGAATTATGTTTGCGGCAATACAGGCTCAGGGATGAAACTGAATAATGGTGCCAATGGAAATTCATTTACCAATAATTTTATTGGCATCAACCATTTAAATGCCATTATGGGGAATAGCGGAGAAGGAATTCTGATTCAGAATAATTCTCCTGGTAATTCCATCGGAACTGCCAACGGCGGAAATTTTATTGGCGGAAATGGTTCAACAGGTATCTCCTTATTTGGATCACGTTCCAACAACGTCATCAATAATACGATCGGGATGGACTCCACCAGAACGCTTGCACGAGCAAATAATCTGGATGGAATTTCATTAAATTCGGTGAGTAACAACAATACCATCAACGGAAATTTTATGAGTTTCAATCTCGATCAGGGAATTGAAATTAACTCCGATTCTTGTCTCGTTTTAAACAACATCATTGGTACAGATATTTCCGGTACACTTTCTATGGGTAATGGTGGCGGAGGAATTGTGATCTCCGGTAATGCCAACCGTATTGGCGACGGAGCCGTTGGCGACAATACCATTGCATTCAATACCGGAGCAGGAGTAGTTGTTTCTTCCGGAATTTCGAATTCCATTATCAAAAACAAAATCTATTCGAATACACAATTAGGAATTGATTTAAATGGTAACGGCGTAACAGCCAATGACCCGACCGATTCAGACAATGGTCCGAATAATTTATTAAATTTCCCTGATGCCTTAATTGCCGTTCAATGTGGTGCGGGAGTAAATATTGCCGGATCATTTTACGGAAATGCCGGAATTACCTACCGAATCGATTTTTACCAATTAAACGCCAGTGATCCGAGTGGATATGGAGAAGGTGATTTATGGTTAAATTCTATTTTAGTTACTCCAAGTGTTACCGGAACAAATACATTTACCTATGCGCATGCAGCAACATTGCCATTGGGCACATTAATTTCCGCGACACTTTCAGAACAAGTTGGTGCAGGTGGTTATTATCACACTTCCGAGTTTTCTGCGGTGGTCACTGTTGAACCCGGTATGTCTGGCAGCACTGCTACAGCAACCAACATCTCTTGTTTTGGAGCTAACGATGGTGAAGCGATTGCTGTTGCTAATGGGGGATTAGGTCCTTACACTTTCGATTGGTACAATTCCTCTAATACATCTATTGGAGTGTTTAATGATACAGCTTCAAATCTTGCTTCTGATACCTATTTGTGTATTATCATTGATGCAACTGGTTGTGCAGATACAACCAATACCGTTACCATTACAGAACCAGCTGCATTAACTGCAGTGCCCACTTCTACCAATCCGGTTTGTAACGGCGATTGCAACGGGACCATCACCATTGCTGCGGCTGGAGGAACTGCACCCATTCAATATTCCATTGATGGAGGAAGTACTTATTTTACCAGTTCCCTTTTCAACTCCTTGTGCGCCGGAAATTACAATCAAATACAAGTAATCGATGCCAATGGCTGTACACAATTGGCAACGGCAATTAGCCTTGTTGATCCACCTGCTCTTGTAGTGAGTTTTACCACGAGTGATGAAAGTTGTTCCAATGCATGTGATGGATCAATTACCATGACTGTCACATCAGGTGTAACACCCTATCTTTACAGTATAGATGGCGGGTCCACCTTCTTTGGAACGTCAACCTTCAATGCATTATGTGCAGGAGTATATTCCTGTGTTGTTACAGATGGAGGAGGTTGTTCTGCTACTTCTTCCGAAACGATTTCTACCGGTTTAATCATCACCGCGAATGCAGGTGCCGACGCATCCGTATGCCCGGGTGCAAGTTATACGCTTGATGGTAGTGCAAGTGTAAATGGTATGACCTATTCCTGGTTTGATGTGAGTGCCGGATCGATGATTGGTAGTACAGCAACAACCAATATTAGTCCTACAGCAACCGGAAATTATGCTTTGGTTATTTCCAATGGCGGATGCAGTGATATGGATACCGTTTTAATTACGCTCTTAACCGCAGAGAATCCGGATGTACAATATGCATTTATTGTTAACGACACCGTAGTATCCTGCGAATCTGGTCCTGCTTTTAATCCTACGAGTATTGCTACACCGGGAGGAACGTTTACAGTAAGCGGATTATCCATCAATCCTTCTACGGGAAATGTTACCGTTAGCGGTGCACCTTACAACCAGTATAACATTATTTACACTACGCCAACTTGTGCGCAAACTGACACCATTTATTTATTCGTTTTACCGGATCCAACTCCACCTGTTTCTACACAATATGATTATATCATTTGCCAGGGAGATCCGGTGCCTACTTTAACTACAGATCCAACCGGTGTAGTAGGCGCAATGGTTTGGTATAACAACGCTAATCTGAATATTCCCGTTCAATTCGGATATAACTATACTCCTGCGAATGTAGTTTCAGGTTATAACGATTATTTTGCTGCTATTTCCTACGCAAACTGCAAAAGTACCGGAACACAATTTTCAATTTCCATGGTAGATGCATCGCTTATCAATGATGGAGGTCCATATACAACTTGTCCCGATCAACCGGTGCAGATTTCATTAAGTGCCATTGCCGGAACAATCGGATCCATTTTATGGACACCAAGTGCAGGTTTGTCGGACAGCACCATTACCAATCCCATTGCTGTTTTAAACCAGACACAAACATTTTACTTTACAACAGATATTGGTGGCTGTTCAATCACCGATTCCGTTACTGTACAAGTGAATTCAGATCCGAGTTGCATATTCGACGAAATGTATAATGCATTTAGTCCGGACGATGATGGGGTAAACGACACCTGGATTATTCCAGCCGTAGTTCAAAATCCGAATAACAAAGTAATCATCTTTAACCGCTGGGGGAATGAATTGGTATCCTTCGACAATTACGATAATGTGAGCGTAGTTTGGGATGGAACATATAAAAATGAAAAATTACCAAGCGGCACCTATTTCTATGTGATAAAATATATTGATGTGGATCGTCAATATTCCGGATGGGTACAATTAACGCGATAA